The Cytophagales bacterium DNA segment GATCGACAGCCTTACGTTCCGTCTGGAAGAAGGAAATGCATTCTTTGATGACCTGATCTTCGCAGAATTCTTTGCTACTGACCTTGAGGGTGTGGATGATACTTACTGGATCAGAAGCTGGAAAAACGGTGAATACCTCGGAGAACCTGATGAAATCGTCGTGGCTTATGATGCTGCATTTGGTGCGGATGACGATAACGACAACCTGCCGTTCATTCAGCCCATCAGGGATGCCCCAAATCCATTTGAAAATGCGCATAGCGGTGATATTTTATCGCCTTACGCGCTTCCGGATACGTTTCTGATCAGTACGGATTCCGTGTTTGATCGAGCGGGAAATTTGTATGGAGTTATCAGTGACGGGGTGATCCTGATTGACGAGGAAAACGAATATGTGTTTGAGGAGATTGATGCGATTCTTCTCGCAGATGAACGATTCACGATTCGAAATGATAGTCTTTTTGTGGCTGGTGATTCTGTTTATGTGGAAATACATTCTATCAGTAATGATGCGTGGTTTTTCATGAACCAGGTCATCATTGAAACGACTCGTGCCGGAGGTTTCGGTGCATTATTCGCTACGCCATTGGCCAACGTGTCTACGAACATCATTCCTGAGTCTCCTGAAAATCGAGTTGCGGGATTCTTCAACGTAGCAGCCGTTTCGAATGCTGGCCGAAGATTGAATACTGAGGACGAAATAAGGGTGTTGTTTTAAGTTTCGACAGGCTTAAGGACGCGCTC contains these protein-coding regions:
- a CDS encoding DUF4249 family protein, translating into MKKFIYLLAALWIFTGCETEVNPNLSEPANIVVIDAWLTNQGLTQHINVTRSQAYFEDAAPPKIPDAVVTVTDLTDPGIAPYVFQENEERYTWNSTDGNPLGIVGHTYELEVVIDGVTYTSRTTMSDVPAIDSLTFRLEEGNAFFDDLIFAEFFATDLEGVDDTYWIRSWKNGEYLGEPDEIVVAYDAAFGADDDNDNLPFIQPIRDAPNPFENAHSGDILSPYALPDTFLISTDSVFDRAGNLYGVISDGVILIDEENEYVFEEIDAILLADERFTIRNDSLFVAGDSVYVEIHSISNDAWFFMNQVIIETTRAGGFGALFATPLANVSTNIIPESPENRVAGFFNVAAVSNAGRRLNTEDEIRVLF